One Mus musculus strain C57BL/6J chromosome X, GRCm38.p6 C57BL/6J DNA window includes the following coding sequences:
- the Fam3a gene encoding protein FAM3A 3 (3 is encoded by transcript variant isoform 1 precursor), which translates to MRLAGPLRIVALIIIMGLTWILVTILLGGPGVGLPRIQQFFTSPENSVTAEPRARKYKCGLPQPCPEEHLSFRIVSGAANVIGPKICLEDKMLMSSVKDNVGRGLNIALVNGVSGELLEARAFDMWAGEEYCLVGKGCLVESEAPYSVGPSPPDVNDLLKFIRPLHEGTLVFVASYDDPATKMNEETRKLFSELGSRNAKDLAFRDSWVFVGAKGVQNKSPFEQHMKNSKHTNKYEGWPEALEMEGCIPRRSIAG; encoded by the exons ATGAGGTTGGCAG GCCCCCTGCGCATCGTGGCCCTAATCATCATTATGGGTCTCACCTGGATCCTAGTCACCATCCTCCTAGGTGGTCCTGGTGTTGGCCTTCCTCGAATTCAGCAGTTCTTCACCA GCCCAGAGAACTCAGTGACTGCAG AACCAAGGGCCAGGAAGTACAAATGCGGCCTGCCCCAGCCTTGTCCTGAAGAGCACCTGAGCTTTCGAATAGTCAGCGGGGCTGCCAATGTCATCGGGCCCAAGATCTGCCTCGAGGACAAGAT gctCATGAGCAGCGTCAAAGACAATGTGGGCCGTGGCCTGAACATCGCCCTGGTGAATG GGGTCAGTGGTGAGCTCCTAGAAGCCAGAGCCTTTGACATGTGGGCTGGAG AAGAATATTGTTTGGTGGGGAAGGGCTGCTTGGTGGAATCTGAAGCTCCATATTCTGTGGGCCCATCTCCACCAGATGTCAATGATCTCTTGAAGTTCATCCGGCCACTGCATGAAGGTACCCTGGTGTTTGTGGCTTCCTATGATGATCCAGCTACCAA GATGAATGAAGAGACCAGGAAGCTTTTTTCTGAGCTGGGCAGCAGGAATGCCAAGGATCTAGCCTTCCGTGACAGCTGGGTGTTTGTGGGAGCCAAAGGTGTGCAGAACAAGAGCCCCTTTGAGCAG CATATGAAGAACAGTAAGCACACCAACAAGTATGAGGGCTGGCCAGAGGCCCTGGAGATGGAAGGCTGTATCCCTCGAAGGAGCATAGCGGGCTAG
- the Fam3a gene encoding protein FAM3A isoform X2: protein MGHICYHYSEPRARKYKCGLPQPCPEEHLSFRIVSGAANVIGPKICLEDKMLMSSVKDNVGRGLNIALVNGVSGELLEARAFDMWAGEEYCLVGKGCLVESEAPYSVGPSPPDVNDLLKFIRPLHEGTLVFVASYDDPATKMNEETRKLFSELGSRNAKDLAFRDSWVFVGAKGVQNKSPFEQHMKNSKHTNKYEGWPEALEMEGCIPRRSIAG from the exons ATGGGTCACATCTGCTATCATTACTCAGAACCAAGGGCCAGGAAGTACAAATGCGGCCTGCCCCAGCCTTGTCCTGAAGAGCACCTGAGCTTTCGAATAGTCAGCGGGGCTGCCAATGTCATCGGGCCCAAGATCTGCCTCGAGGACAAGAT gctCATGAGCAGCGTCAAAGACAATGTGGGCCGTGGCCTGAACATCGCCCTGGTGAATG GGGTCAGTGGTGAGCTCCTAGAAGCCAGAGCCTTTGACATGTGGGCTGGAG AAGAATATTGTTTGGTGGGGAAGGGCTGCTTGGTGGAATCTGAAGCTCCATATTCTGTGGGCCCATCTCCACCAGATGTCAATGATCTCTTGAAGTTCATCCGGCCACTGCATGAAGGTACCCTGGTGTTTGTGGCTTCCTATGATGATCCAGCTACCAA GATGAATGAAGAGACCAGGAAGCTTTTTTCTGAGCTGGGCAGCAGGAATGCCAAGGATCTAGCCTTCCGTGACAGCTGGGTGTTTGTGGGAGCCAAAGGTGTGCAGAACAAGAGCCCCTTTGAGCAG CATATGAAGAACAGTAAGCACACCAACAAGTATGAGGGCTGGCCAGAGGCCCTGGAGATGGAAGGCTGTATCCCTCGAAGGAGCATAGCGGGCTAG
- the Fam3a gene encoding protein FAM3A isoform 1 precursor (isoform 1 precursor is encoded by transcript variant 1), translating to MRLAGPLRIVALIIIMGLTWILVTILLGGPGVGLPRIQQFFTSPENSVTAEPRARKYKCGLPQPCPEEHLSFRIVSGAANVIGPKICLEDKMLMSSVKDNVGRGLNIALVNGVSGELLEARAFDMWAGDVNDLLKFIRPLHEGTLVFVASYDDPATKMNEETRKLFSELGSRNAKDLAFRDSWVFVGAKGVQNKSPFEQHMKNSKHTNKYEGWPEALEMEGCIPRRSIAG from the exons ATGAGGTTGGCAG GCCCCCTGCGCATCGTGGCCCTAATCATCATTATGGGTCTCACCTGGATCCTAGTCACCATCCTCCTAGGTGGTCCTGGTGTTGGCCTTCCTCGAATTCAGCAGTTCTTCACCA GCCCAGAGAACTCAGTGACTGCAG AACCAAGGGCCAGGAAGTACAAATGCGGCCTGCCCCAGCCTTGTCCTGAAGAGCACCTGAGCTTTCGAATAGTCAGCGGGGCTGCCAATGTCATCGGGCCCAAGATCTGCCTCGAGGACAAGAT gctCATGAGCAGCGTCAAAGACAATGTGGGCCGTGGCCTGAACATCGCCCTGGTGAATG GGGTCAGTGGTGAGCTCCTAGAAGCCAGAGCCTTTGACATGTGGGCTGGAG ATGTCAATGATCTCTTGAAGTTCATCCGGCCACTGCATGAAGGTACCCTGGTGTTTGTGGCTTCCTATGATGATCCAGCTACCAA GATGAATGAAGAGACCAGGAAGCTTTTTTCTGAGCTGGGCAGCAGGAATGCCAAGGATCTAGCCTTCCGTGACAGCTGGGTGTTTGTGGGAGCCAAAGGTGTGCAGAACAAGAGCCCCTTTGAGCAG CATATGAAGAACAGTAAGCACACCAACAAGTATGAGGGCTGGCCAGAGGCCCTGGAGATGGAAGGCTGTATCCCTCGAAGGAGCATAGCGGGCTAG
- the Fam3a gene encoding protein FAM3A isoform 2 (isoform 2 is encoded by transcript variant 4), with product MGHICYHYSEPRARKYKCGLPQPCPEEHLSFRIVSGAANVIGPKICLEDKMLMSSVKDNVGRGLNIALVNGVSGELLEARAFDMWAGDVNDLLKFIRPLHEGTLVFVASYDDPATKMNEETRKLFSELGSRNAKDLAFRDSWVFVGAKGVQNKSPFEQHMKNSKHTNKYEGWPEALEMEGCIPRRSIAG from the exons ATGGGTCACATCTGCTATCATTACTCAGAACCAAGGGCCAGGAAGTACAAATGCGGCCTGCCCCAGCCTTGTCCTGAAGAGCACCTGAGCTTTCGAATAGTCAGCGGGGCTGCCAATGTCATCGGGCCCAAGATCTGCCTCGAGGACAAGAT gctCATGAGCAGCGTCAAAGACAATGTGGGCCGTGGCCTGAACATCGCCCTGGTGAATG GGGTCAGTGGTGAGCTCCTAGAAGCCAGAGCCTTTGACATGTGGGCTGGAG ATGTCAATGATCTCTTGAAGTTCATCCGGCCACTGCATGAAGGTACCCTGGTGTTTGTGGCTTCCTATGATGATCCAGCTACCAA GATGAATGAAGAGACCAGGAAGCTTTTTTCTGAGCTGGGCAGCAGGAATGCCAAGGATCTAGCCTTCCGTGACAGCTGGGTGTTTGTGGGAGCCAAAGGTGTGCAGAACAAGAGCCCCTTTGAGCAG CATATGAAGAACAGTAAGCACACCAACAAGTATGAGGGCTGGCCAGAGGCCCTGGAGATGGAAGGCTGTATCCCTCGAAGGAGCATAGCGGGCTAG